Part of the Kitasatospora sp. NBC_00374 genome is shown below.
CTGACCATGGAGGAGCAGATCGACCGGACGGTCGGAAACCTGGACGCCTTCCTGGCGAAGGTCCTGGCCTGAGCACCGGGCACCGGCCCGCGCGCCGCGAGCCCCCGGGCGGGGGCTCGCGGCCGACGGTCAGCCCGCCTGGTACTCGACCGTGAGCAGCGCCCGGCCAACCGCGTGGAAGGCCAGGTTGAAGCCGACCGCCGCCGCCGGCGTGTCCGCCTTCACGTCCAGCACCGGGACGTCCAGGGCGTGCACCGCGAAGATGTAGCGGTGCGCCGGTCCGGGCGGCGGCGCGGCGCCGTCGTACCGGTGACCGGGGAAGTCGTTGCGGACGTGGAAGGACGCGCCACCGGGCAGGTCCGCGTCGGACGAGCCCGCGCCGCGCGCCAGCTCGGTGGTGTCGGCCGGCAGGTTGACGGCCAGCCAGTGCCACCAGCCGCTGCCGGTGGGGGCGTCCGGGTCGAAACAGGTGACGGCGAAGCTCCGGGTCCCGGCCGGGAAACCGGACCAGGACAGCTGCGGCGACCGGTTGCCGCCACCGTGCACGTGCTCGTCGGGCATGGTGGCGCCGTCGACGAGGTCACTGCTGGTCAGCTCGAAGGAGGGCACCTTCGGCAGGAAGTCGTATGGAATCGGCGGACGGACCGTCATGGGGCGTCCCTCTCCTGGACGTCGGGGCGGTTGCTTGCCGGGGCAGTCTATGGATCCGGCGGCCGCTCAGGACCCGAACCGCTCCACAACGGCCGCCCCGAGTTCGCTCTCCGGGCGGCCGAGGTCCAACGGCAGGTCGAAGTGGTTGCGGCCGGCGGCCACCAGGGTCTGCACCGGCACCCCCGCAGCCCGCGCCGCCGCGGCGAACTCGTCCTGCTGACGGGCGAATTCGGTGGTCTCGTACTCGCCCCGGGCGATCACCAGTGGCGGCAGTCCGGCGAGCGGCAGGTGGAGCGGGCTGTTGCGGCGGGCCGCTCCGGCGTCCAGGCCCAGCGCGTCGTTGACGTAGCTGAGGGCGATCGGCTCCAGGTCGTAGACGCCGCTGAGCAGCGCGGCTCCGGCGATCCGGTGCGCGGTGCCGGCCTCCGGGTCGAGCAGGGCCATCGCGGCCAGGTGCGCACCGGCCGAACTGCCGCTGAGGTACACCCGCCCGGGGTCGACCCCGAGCTGCGCCGCGTGCGCGAACAGCCAGCGCACCGCCCGCCGGACCTGGGCCACGATCTCGTCCAGCGGCCACGCCGGCGCCAGCCCGTAGCCGACGGCGGCAAAGGCGGTACCGCGGTCGAGGAAGTCGGGCGCGGCGAAGGCCGAGTCCGCCTTGTCCAGCTCCTGCCAGTAGCCGCCGTGCACGAAGACGTGCAGCGGTGCGCCGGGTGCGGCGGCGGGGAAGAAGTCGAGCAGCTCCGGCGGCTGCGCACCGTAGCGCAGGTCCCGGCGGACGGTCCGGGCGGCATGCGCGGCGGCACTGCCGTCGGTGTACGCGGCCAGTTCGGCCGCCAGGTCGGCCACCCGGCTGCTGGGCGAGTACTCCACATCCAGCTGTGCCCGGTCGAACTGCCGGTAGACGGGTGACATCGCCGCTCCCCTGCCATCAGGTATAGACCAATACCGGGCGCCCCGGATAGCGTGGGAGACCCCCGCGTACCACCCTGCTCCGGAGCCGCCCCATGGAGTCGTCCGTCCTCGCCTTCGCCACCGATCTGCTGGACGAGGGACCCGACGCCTTCTTCGGCAACCTTACCGAGCGGGCCGGCGTCGGCGGGGTGACCCTGGCCTCGGTCTACCACGAGGCCCGCGACGTCTTCCCGCACAACCCGCGCCGGGTGGTCCGGTACCTGGAACCGGGCGCCGCCTACTTCCGGCCCGACCCGGCCCGCTGGGCGGGACGGCGGCTCGCCCCCGTCCCCTCCACCGCCATCGGCGACCGCGACCCCTTCGCCGAGGCCGCCGAGCAGGCCCACCGCCGCGGCCTGCGGCTGCACGCCTGGACGGTCTTCTGCCACAACGACCGGCTCGGCTTCCAGCACCCGGACTGCGCCCCCGCCAACGCCTTCGGCGACCGGCACCGCACCGAGCTCTGCCCCGCCAACCCGGAGGTCCGCGAGTACGCCACCACCCTGGTCGAGGAGCTCGCCCGGTACGGCGTCGACGCGATCCGCGCCGAGTCGCTGCACTTCCACGGGCTGCGCCACGGCTACCACCACGAGCGCTACTTCGAGGACCTCGGCCCGACCGCCGAGGCACTGCTCGGCATCTGCTTCTGCACCCACTGCCGGGCCGCCGCGACCGCGGCCGGCGTCCCCGCGGACGAGGTCCGCGACGCCGTCCGGGAGGAGATCCGGGCCCGCCTCACCGACGAGCGCCGGGCCGCCGAACCGGCCGCCCTCGACACCCTCGCCGACGGCGCCGTCGCCGCCTACCTGGACGCCGCCACCCGCACCGTCACCTCGCTGGCCGCCGAGGTCGCCGAAGCCGCCGACCGGCACGGCATGCGGCTCACCTTCATGGACGGCGCGGGTCCCGGCAAGGGGTGGCTCTCGGGCATCGACCTGCCCGCGCTGGCCGGCACCGCCCACCAGATCGAGACCCTGGGCTACGCCCGGACCCCGGAGGCCGTCCGCGAGAAGGTCGCCGCCTTCGCCCTGCACGGCGTGCGCCCGCAGGAGATGGCCGTCATCCTGCGCCCGATGTCCTCGGACTGCGACGGACCGGACAACCTCGCGGCCAAGATCGAGATCCTCCGCGCCCTCGGCGTCCCCGAGGTCGAGTTCTACCACTACGGCCTGATGCGGCTGTCCTC
Proteins encoded:
- a CDS encoding YbhB/YbcL family Raf kinase inhibitor-like protein, with protein sequence MTVRPPIPYDFLPKVPSFELTSSDLVDGATMPDEHVHGGGNRSPQLSWSGFPAGTRSFAVTCFDPDAPTGSGWWHWLAVNLPADTTELARGAGSSDADLPGGASFHVRNDFPGHRYDGAAPPPGPAHRYIFAVHALDVPVLDVKADTPAAAVGFNLAFHAVGRALLTVEYQAG
- a CDS encoding alpha/beta hydrolase, with product MSPVYRQFDRAQLDVEYSPSSRVADLAAELAAYTDGSAAAHAARTVRRDLRYGAQPPELLDFFPAAAPGAPLHVFVHGGYWQELDKADSAFAAPDFLDRGTAFAAVGYGLAPAWPLDEIVAQVRRAVRWLFAHAAQLGVDPGRVYLSGSSAGAHLAAMALLDPEAGTAHRIAGAALLSGVYDLEPIALSYVNDALGLDAGAARRNSPLHLPLAGLPPLVIARGEYETTEFARQQDEFAAAARAAGVPVQTLVAAGRNHFDLPLDLGRPESELGAAVVERFGS